From the Salarias fasciatus chromosome 5, fSalaFa1.1, whole genome shotgun sequence genome, the window GTCAGGTGAATCCAGCCGCGCTGCGGCTGTTTTCATTCAAGATGTTTGATGTAAAGTCGGAGTTTCCAGCCCCCAATCCTGGATCCCCGGcctttctgcatgttttaggactttttttcacaatgtttttgtgtgaaaatgccAATCTTGTGTCATGTTttgcctgtttacatgaacaaATGAGGCtcggaaacactgaaaatgcttCAACTCTGTCATCGTGCAAACCGTggacaaaacacttttttggatttttttctgaaagaaaacacaaaaaacaatgtgtccTACATGTTGGTGTAAACAGCACGTTAGGCTCATTACTGGACTTTGTAAGATTGCGGTCTTTTGATATGGGtgtgttgaagagccgaaataCGCAATAAATAGAAGTATTAAAACAACATATTGGCGTGGAAGTGCTGCGTGTAGATTAAAGCATCTGAGTGGATCGTAAATACTCCAGACTGACTCAGTGATCGAAATAGTTGAAGCGTTATGGAAGCTGTTTGTCTTTAAAAGTGTGAGGTATGGAGCGAACATCGAGCTGGTTCAGAGGCTTCAAAGCTGAACGTTCGGGACGGTGAAACTGTAATGGGTCTTGTTGCAGCTTATATGAAGCAGATGGCTGAAGGAGGATGAAAGCTGGAATTTGGGGCCTCACAGCATTTTTAGCAGAAATCCCAAAACAGGcttcctgctgtttgtcttcacaAAGTTCTGACGAGATTTGTcacaaaattaaaacagaatGCATTGATTTCTAAATCTCTTAAACACATGTATTAATTCCCAACAGAACATAAACAACATCTCAGATTTTGAAAGTGAAATAGTTTGGGTTTGGATGAAGTGGGGTTCAGATCCACTGCAGCGATGCAGGACAAGTTGGGACAGGGACGAAAACTCTGAGAGTAGCTTGAATCAGCACACAGTTCCACCAAAACCTTCCACGTGGGCTTCTCTCACATCTGGAACAGCTCCAGATGTGAGACCTGCTGGGTTTcagtgtgcccccccccccccccccccccccccaacacgcCTGATCGAATGATTGATTGACTCCtcatcatccattcattaaattcaggtgTGCTATCATCCATCTGCTGAGCACGTGCAGAAGAAATGTACCTGagtgaaagttttgttttcacccCTTTACATGACGACAGAGTCAGAATGTTTCAGAAAGTGGTGTTTTCCGTGACTCTGAGCAGCGTTATCATTTCAACAGACATCCATAACGCAACGAACATTTCGTGTTTTCACTTTCAGCACTTTTACAGAAAGAATAAAGGAAGAGTTTCTGCACAGTGAAGAGAATTTCACTGATCGGCCCTCCAGCGTTCAGGTCAGaggtctgagctgcagctgctccagtcgGACCGTTTCTGCTTTTCAGTCCACTTCAGAATAGGCCGAAATGTCAAAATGTCTCCTTTTCTTCATctgatctgttgtttttgttctgcagaGAATACAATGTGGATTCGAGAGACTTACTAAGCTTCGCATTTCGCTTTATTTATATCTAATAGtgtccaaacttttttttaactggtttTGTTGGAATTTCTATTGGTTTGAGCAGAATTTGTCATTCTGGCTCGTGTTTTTCAGGCCAGAGTTTAGTGCTTtaatacatttctgttttcaaatatttcatccCAACTGTTTTGGAGTTGTCACTTCACCAACCAATAATAATTATAGTTTATTAGACATTCTTGGATTTAAGTTGATTTGTTtcctaaaaaaaacatgtttcctttTCTATCATCCATTTAATtctattctttttattttatttttcataatcaTGAGGTTTTCCACCTTCATCTCCACACAGGCTCTGTTAAAATTATTATAATTTAGTCCTTAAAACATGTTCAGACTGTATCAGAAAGGTAAATTCCCCTTTAAACACACGTCTGTCGTACGAACCGACGCGCGGGTTTCATCTttatagcgtgtttttaaaccACAACAAGGCCTTGAAGGTTTACGGCGTGTCGGCGACACACAATCATCTGAAACTCTGCCAGCGTTTACGAGGCCGTTCTGCTCTCAgcagtttctgtcttttctctcagAGCTGCTCTTGGTCTGTAAACGGAAACGCTGAACCTGCCTCTGCACGCTCCGCTGGCACAATGGAGTCATTAGAGCGCCAAAAATACCCGCTTTGTTGTGTTTGCGTGCAGGAATCATGAAGGTGGCGTCGTTCAACATCCAGAAGTTTGGAAGGAGCAAAGTGTCGGATCCAGAAGTCCTCAAGATCCTGATCAAGGTGAGAAAAAGCTCCACGCAGAATCTCAAACAGCCTTTACAGCTCTGGAACCTGCTGGGTTCACAGGAAGAGATGTCAgtcaaaatggaaaataaatggaaatgaaggattttctttttcaatgaaTGTAGAATCTATCGATGCTAGAAATGTCTTTCTTATGATTACAAATAATCCTCATTATGGCTTAAAACAAAACATCGACTAATTAAACCTGAAAATTCCGggccctgtttacaccacaacatttCAATCTATCAATGAAACACGTCGgtttgcgttttcatttcagaaaagtttcttgtTTCTGTGATTCGAAATCATGAAAccgatgtttgttttcacagaaacagactgaaaacgAGATAAATTTAATGCATCATTATATTCTGGTTagggctgtcagagttaatcgCATTAGTCGTGATAGTAGGGGTGactgttaatttttttaatcatgattaatcgcaTAATTAGGCTTAGGGCTTATTTCCCGttttaaaactatttttaacAGAGACATTGCATTGAGTTGGTCTGCATGGCGctttatttgaaagaaaatccaacaaggtgAAAAGGGAAATTCTTTCTCTGATTCCTGATCAAGATGCTCTGGTCAGAATTCAgtggctgcaggaagtctccatgCTGAAGCTtcaacaatgactttaaattcaactttaGACCTGATTGTTTGGACTGATGGTTGCTTTACAGTCTGGGCTGAAAACTCAattcaatcagtcaatcaatttatttttgtatagctcagtatcacaacaacagttgcctcagagggcttcaagatgttacattggtcggtaaaagtaaaagcagtgaataagcataatagtaatatgtcaatatttacagtaacgagacagaacgaagcaaccaccgccttcgaccctcacatccggcaagaaaaaactccaaaaacccagtgggaaaagaagaaatcttggggagaaccacagtatggagggatccctctcccagggacggacagctttggcaacagttagcatgagacaataagaagtaaagcctaggacaatgttgaggacagtccgttggacggtccagcacaagaaccacggatcccagcagtagaaccgaagccagtccacgggcaggactgacaggagtgtcctcccggtccggacggagcttgttcgtaggccctcgtgataacggagtcagcaactgaaactggagaagactccccctcgaagggggggacaacaggtgaaaagcaatgaacggactaaagggaataacattcagacattagaggacagggctcagtgcaccgtacttcccacagcattctagctcctagggcagctttgtgaatacttaactgtttaaactagtatttagttagtatagtttagtttagtttaatttagtttggtttagtttaattttgtttagtgtaatttggtttggtttggtttagtttagtttagtttagtttagtttagtttagtttggtttggtttgccTTCAAATGGAAAACAACACTATTCAAAAAATGCAATTCGAAGTGTGATTTAAACTACTTACtcgtgatttaaaaaatgaaccTTTTGACAGCCCTAACTCCGGCATCAAATCATTTTTCCGTTGTTTAATGTTCCAGTTAATAGTGGAGAAACCATATCGAGCTGCTTTCAGCTGTAATTTGAAGGCCAAATGCAGCAAAGTTATTGATTCAAAGTGATCACAGGTTACCTGTAGATTTGCGGAGGTTGTGAAATAACATCTGAATTAAGAGGAGAgcttaaatctgtcattttaaAGTGTCACTTCAAAGAAACTAGAAAACTGAATCACAGTATTAAATGTGTAGAatcacaaataaataataaaccaTGCAGATGAAATGGGGTTGAACATTTAAAATCCTGACATGGAATCAGACCAATGTGAACCCCTGAACTCATTccaccagaggaggagctgtctgAAAGTCCGTTTCCCCCCCGCGTCTCTCAGATCGTGTCTCGGTATGATATCATCGTGATCCTGGAGGTGGTGGACGCCAGCGGAGAGTCGGTCAAAACCTTCATGGAAGCTCTCAACCAGTGAGTCAAAGCGTCTGCTTCTGTGAGCGACGAGCACGGCGAAGAAACGAAACGCCTAATCGGTCAGTGTGTGTCCGTCCAGCGCCAACAGGAGGCATCACTACACCCTGAAGATCAGCACTCGGCTGGGACGCACGCGCTACAAGGAGCAGTTCATGTTCCTGTacaggtgagagaggagagcggctcACTGGGGGCGAGCGGCGACCGGATGTTTataagcatgtgtgtgtgtgtgtgtgtagggacGACCTGGTGGACTTGGTGGGCAGCTATCAGTTTGACGATGAGAAGACTGGAGAAGGAGACGTTTTTGCCAGAGACCCCTACATCCTGAGGTTCCGGTGCCTCAACACAGGTGGGCGGGAAACCAGGCTCTCCTCCGTCAGTGTACAGAACAGAGCATCTTCATTTAAAGTGAAGGAAAAGCAGAAGTGATCGTTTTGATttaagctgttttgtttgagtgtgaGCAGAACCGTGACGTTTTGTGTCCCCGCAGTGCTGAAAGACCTGGTCCTGATCCCGGTTCACACCAAGCCGGAGGACTCAGACAAGGAGCTGGACGAGCTCTACGACCTCTTCCAGCACGtgaagaggaagtggaggacTGACGTAAGGCCGCCGCGGCCACACACTCCCGGCGCGACCCCAACGCGTGgcgctcacacaccagtgatgggcaaatgaggagtgtgtgtgaaaacagcttCAATCGGGTGTGAGATGTTAACAGTGAGGGCTGAAGCTGATCAGAACcagaactgtcaacaaaaagACACGAAGGAACAACatcctgctgtttctgcaggagTGAAGCGGTAACAAATCAGGAAGTGTTGTTACTGGAAGTGTTTCAGGCCCCATTTAcaacatttcaggaaagtttcatgtttacatgatgtttcagaaaagtttcacattcttGGATAAATGGACTCCCAGAACCCtacaaaagtttatttttcactAGAAAACGTTAAACAAAATGTCCTCAGTCAGCTGCATCATGCATCTGCATCTAATCCATTAGTTTATCTCTCGTTGTGTTAAATTTAAAGGAACCGGCAGGTTTCTTAAACCTGTGGAAGGCTGAAATCCCAGGatgcagtgaggagcagcttGTTTACATCCCTCCTCCTGAGCGAGCTCGGTTCTCCTGAGTGTTAAAGCGCCGTCGATGGCCTCTGTGCTGCAGAACATCATGATCCTGGGCGACTTCAACGCCGACGGCTCCTACGTGTCCAAGAAAGACATGAAGACCATCCGGATCCGCAGCGACCACAACTTCCACTGGCTGATCGGGGACGACGTGGACACGACGGCGAGCACCGGGAACAACCACTCCTACGACAGGTACAGTCACACAGCTCGTCCATACGGCGTTTCTCAGACAGGACTGTAAAGAGCAGGGCGggtgtcggtgtgtgtgcaggatcGTGATCTACGGAGACGACATGCTCCAGGCGGTGGTGCCTCAGTCCGCCAAACCCTTCAACTTCCAGACGGCGTACAGGCTGAGTGAAGAGCAGGTCGGCGGCGGCGTTTTGCCTCCTTCCTTCTCCGCTCCCTTCCTTTTAAAACATCAGGCCAATAAAACAGGATTCAGAGAGGAAAATTCAGTCTGAGGGTGTAAATTAAAGCTCAAGCTGTGGTGAGATGTTTCTCATTAAAATTCTTCTGGAAACCATCATCGATACATAGAAGAAATGCTGCTTCAGGACGAGCTTTAAATATGATGTAGTGAAGGACACAGGAAGTTGTTCAAATCCAAACCAACATGAACCAGTAATCCAGTCCAGTTTAGATTAAATCTGATCCGGTTTGGACCGTTTTACCAGCCGCCCCTCCGGTGTGACTCTCGCAGTGAATTCCAACCcgcctgctgtgtttcaggctCTCAGAGTGAGCGACCACTATCccgtggaggtggagctgaagTCCCTGACGGAGGCCCCGGACGATGGAGACGGTAGCGCAGTCACACGTTTCAGACTCTGTGGACAGTACTGTGTGCTGCTGTAGCGTCCGGCTGACGGAGGAGCCGCCGGTTGGAGAACTTCTCTCTTCTGTTACTGCGCTCAGACACTTCTGTTAACGCACTGCTGAAGCTTCTGTCGCCCCACTAGTAATGTTTTTATGCTGGAGGTGTGATgctctttgcagatgatgggatttttttatttctgaatgtATGCAGGTGTAAACATGAGTGAAATCAGAAGGAACTGATTTGCTGCATTGGTCAGAATATAAGACGGGATTCTGAAGACGTGGCGTGAGGTTTTATTCAGGGTGTGATGATGGACTGAGGACAGTGGAGACTGTAAATAAAGACCAAAGGCCTAAGAATGTACAGTACATATAGGAAGTCCAGTAAAGCTGCACTGTTaaacgtttgtgtgtgtttcgtgtgtttttatttactcaattccagaaaataaaatctttatcaTCACATAATCGAGACTTGGCCTGTTAAACctcttttcctcattttcagGGTCGTCCTGTATTCAGACCAATACGGAGATTCTAGAAGGTTGGCAGTTTGGATGCAGAGTGAAAGAAATCCGGCTTTCAGTTTACTGTCGGTGGATGTTTCTGTCTGGATCTTATTTAAAGCAGCACTCGGTCTGAAAATGGCGGCACCCCTGCTTCACACCCATTTCCCTTCAGGCCGCTGTGGCTGCTGAGCTGAGCGGGTCTGGTTTCTGGTTTTTCCCCTGCAGGACCTGCAGACTGGGAGCCGCCGCGGTCCCAGAGGCTGGTGGTCGTCGGCGAGGATCTGCTGGAGATGAAGAAGGAGAACCTGCTCCTGGAGAGGGAGAAGCTCAGCCTGGAGATCCAGATCCTGCGCCTCAAGATGGCGAAGATGAAGCCCTGAGACGAGGTTTCATGAAACCTCTGGCAGGACACTGAGCTCCGTTTACACCCAGAACCTCCCTGACCCGACCCAACCGGAgcagttctggttctggttcgaTTATACCTCATCCTGAAACCCTCAACCCCGTTTACACCATGACTTCTTCACGTGGAAACGCAAAAATTCCGTTGCATTTTGGATTGTTTTTATACGACGATGGTGCTAGGAGCCACTGGagacacaactttttgaaaaatggccCCCGAGGTGTAACCAAGGGGGAAAAAGGCAGCAGTTgagcacatgctcagtagacggacaagAAGTATATTTTCCTACAGAATGTCATAACTCccagtccaggtcctcctgatcctggttccagtccaggtgctcctgatcctggttccagtccaggtcctcctgatcctggttccagtccaggttctcctggtagtttcagagttgaccGTCACCTTAACAACAATCTAACTTGGTGTTCTGTTCTTGAGAAAATCCTCTTACTCCTGAATGTTTCTCGCTGTTCCTCTCTGCTTGCATGAGTTTGGCTTTATTGCAAATCcaaccagcagcacccactagtggcccaacatgctaactacacaTGGTTCATTCTTTCCACTTGAAAAGTTGTCTTGTTCATGAGGTCTTAAACTGCTGCTTATATGTTCAGATATTCAAAAAGACTGTTCACTGAATGACTGCATAGTGACTGCTCTAGTTTTCACATTCTGAAATAAGTTATCACAAATGGTtcatttttcaaagttttgGTCTTTAAAGTTCAATCTGAGTAACCACCAGCCTTCACGCTGGACCTGTTTTTTACAGACGGACACACTTGACAGATGTTTGTAAATTCAGCCAACCGGCAGATTAACACTCTTGCAATAAAGGTGGAAGTTACACAACCGATGGTTTTGTTGAGCAGGATTATATTCAACACATTTGAACCACTTAATCTCAAGTGATTTTCAAAACATAATCTAGATTACCTTGTAAAAACTGTGTTCCCATGTTAAACTAACCACACTTCTTGTCGTTTCTCTTGACATTGTGAAACCTAAACTAAGAGTTCGTGAAATTTAAAATGAGGActgaaaaagaaactcaaatttgtttcagatttttaaaaaaaaaattgagatgaCTTTGTTCAGCTTCACATGCTCTGGCAGTTTCCATTGTATTTAAAAAGCTTATTCTGattataaatattcaaaaatagACAAAGCAAAAAGTAACCGAGTTCTAAGATATCCCTCCGCTGGAGGTGAAGACCGAACCCAAAGTGCCACCTGggggaaacattaaaaaaaaaaaaaaaaaaaaaaccacaacaagCAGTAATTGCAAAAGAAACTTTATTGATATCTCCCTCTTTACAATACAACAGAAGTGAGGAAAGAAGAACAGAGGCCTGGGGgtgatttgtgtgtttgatatAGTGGCTTCATGCCTGTCAATACTGGCTTTGGTCAATGTTTAGGACTAAAAGTGATCTCAGTATcaagcacagcagtgtaaaTCCTCCAATTAAAAGCTGTCAGGGGTCTGTGTGTCctcttgaaaatgtttaaattcatttaaaGTGTAGCGGCGGAGCCGAACAGCCAAGCAGCACATGTAGGTTTGGACTTCGGCAGGTTCGTGTTAAACAGAGCAAAACTTAATTTTTCACTAGGTAGACGCAGGGAAATGAGTTCGGGGAGCAGACAGACCCCGTCTGGATTCACTTCTTTCCAGATTTCTTGATGCCATTGCAAGCTGAAAGAAACACAGGCAGGAGAAGAATTAAAGTTTAGAAAACAGAGGctcacatttaaacacaaaccTGTGGTGTGTCATCTGAACACTGACGGTAAAAACAGGATGACCGGTAAATCTGGGTTAATGGCCTCCAGAAACAgtagagatgttccgataccatttttttgcctcccgataccgatTACGATACTTTTACTGTTGGTATCAGCTGATACAAAGCACCGATCTGATACCAGCATATTATAAAAGAATCCCATGCCTCgcctgcatgactgtcacatgattatCGCTGTGGTGAGGCCTGGCTCAGCTTAAACactctaaaacatgaatcaatacagcaaattcaagccatttatttttaaatagaacagtataaaaacagcagtgcaaatgcaCTTGAGCTAAATCAAtctaggaataattattttcaataaagtgCAGCCacaatatttttatattaaaagggaatttaaatagaacaatattaaacagcagtgcaacgacaacttaaatctaggaatatatgttgttgcatttttaaataaagtgaagacaatattgtaaaatgaagtcatttagataaaacagcataaataacagcagtgcaacagtaacttaataaacaaatctagaatttttttttttaattagggtgcaaacataacagtaaaatgaacagggagtttaaatagaacagtaacAAAAAgtagttcaacagcaacttaaaagattactttccaaaatgttacagtccaaaaccaacctatgaagttacattcaaaaaataaaaatccaaagagcagaagctgcagtctAAACAAAAATATAGGCTCCTTTAACGGGCGCTGTACGCCAGTCACGTGATCCACTCTTCTTCTCAAAAACGGCAAGATGCAGCACAGCGGCAAAGAACCGAGTCAGAGCTaccgaccagcagatggcggtaatggaaccaacgggatgcaggctgccgtaaaacattacagaagaagTCGTgtcggagctaaaggagctgaccagtaaatagattactaatttaattaatgacgtggTATCGGGtcggtgcctggactccagtACTCGCCGATACTGATGCCAGTATTTTCGGCAGTATCGGCGCAATTCCCGATACTGGTATTGGAATCGGAACAACTCCAAGAAACAGTCTAGTATTGTAGTCAGGCTTTCGAAACCCAACATCAAATATCATTTGAACTACGAAATAATTTATATTTTAGAAATaggacaaattaaaatgaatatcaaaaagcagctaaagtgaaaacaaacatgaaatatcCAATAAATAGCCACAAACTGTTAATTGCTGATCAGAAAAAACTGACAGGAGAGGCTAAAGAGACTCCATACTGCCCCCTAATGTACAACAGAAGCATGACTGTAATTTAACAGTGTtggaaaagaaactgcagctcaGGTTGTTGGATTTCAAAATGTAGAGCTCAGATTTTTCAGGGGTTTGTGAAAACCAGCAGGCCTGCTAATATGTAATATTTTGACTTCAACATGAGACACTGTTCTAACAAATTAATTAACTGAGTTTGGAGCCATATTGATTCAGACCTGTTAACATTCACAGCTGATTTAAGTTACTGTGTTTCGAACTTTGGCCAGACGGGACAGAGAATCTGCTCTATCAGCAGcctctggctccacctccatcaATGCCAACAGAAACCCTGGCGGTTTACACAACAActgtgctcggagccactgaaagcacaactttttgaaaacactcagggTCTGTAAACAGCAGGGATGCtgttactgtgcatgtgcattaCAGTCGTACTAAATACATcaacaatgttttccttcagtatTATgtctcccagtccagattcttctggaactggtagttttatagttgacagtTACTGTAACAGCAATCCAACTCTGTTGTCGATCCATACaaatgtccatgttctcctaTTGTTCATGTCAACAGTGTATTGATCTCTGCGCACATCATTACATGAACAACcacacccactagtggcccaacatgttCTGCACATCCTTTACCTAGAGGTCCTTTTCCTGAAGCTCTGGCCTTCATCGCATCCAAGGCCTTCTGttcctccttctgcttctgcttgaaGGCCACTTCATCCTGCGcgcacacacggacacacacatacacacacacacatacacacagttaACATTTAACTAACTAAACTATTGgttcatttaaaaatacttattgtTTTGAATCAAGGCTGCAAATAACTTAATATTAAAACTCCTTTACCACGAAAAGGATTATGTCtcttcaaaaacaaactttgatcATCTGAATTGATTTTACATCAATCCTGAAGGTTACATCACTTAAAGATCATGAATACAGTTTCAGAGGACGACACACTCACGTCGTCCAAATCCTTGTTCTGTTTCTTGGGCGCCTTCAGTGGCTTCTTTTTAcctcctgagaaaaaaaaaagcaaaagacaacatttttgcaatatttcttttaattctcTGATGTAATCTAACTCAGTGTCATAGGGAAACTGTCCAATTGTGTgtaacaccacacacactcacacattacAACTAGCCTGTGGGAGAAAAGTGACACGATACTCAAACAATTATCTAAATATATCTGCGCACGTCAGCAACCTGCTCTCAGCACGCCTTTAAAGCACCGGAAGCCTTTTGTTACCTTTGACGAAGACAGAAACCCGAACAGGCAGTTTTAGGTTATAATCAATGTACTGCATGTCACCAGAAAACAATCACCTACTCTATTCTAACTCTGGTTTAGAATATATTGTAAGTAGATAGGTCTAATTGATCTAATACTTCAATCTGGACCAAATATTGCTTATTTCGCGAATATATCACTGAATATCATAGACAGATTTTAGATGTCGTTTGGTGGCTCGCGCTCTCACTGCCCTGTTAGCAGCTGTGGTTAGCCGATGGCTAATATACAAGATTATTTTTGTTCCTACAGTAACACGCTCATCTATACTCACAACCGGATTTTCCACACTAAATGAGACCTTACCTTCCCGGCCAGACATGCTGAAGACTATGTTTTTGTGACAACAAACGAAGAAAAACACGTTTTGTATTTTCCGTGTGCACAGCCTCTGTAATCCGCGCTACAAGGACCCCAGTGAACCGGAAACGGAATGACCGTCATATATGCCTGAACGAAAACCCCCACACATGAAGATGATAATAAGATAGTTCAAATAAACTCATTCTGCGAGCACTGGCAGCACTACAGAAAGCAGGTATGTTTAATTTGCtacttcctcattttttttgACTTGTTACACAATTCCTCACAAAGTTAGACACAAAAGAAAAGCTGGTCAGCCGGTCGGCAGACGTTAGCAACGCGGAGCTAAATGCTAACCAGGTGGGAAAGAAATGACTCACCTTGGAGGATAAAACCCGAGATAATTCATATTTAGGAATACGGTCAAAATGGGTCTTTCTGGGGTGACTCTGGCTTCTTGTTTGTTCGGTCAGTCATAATTAGAAGTGTACAGGActtagttttttgtgtgtttagcaCAGTAATAAGGGCTTCATAGTTTAGATTcagttatgttttatttttgaccgcagtttttatttgtatcGCGCCAATGCAAAACAGTCGTTTTAAGAGACttaaacagagaaaacccaacaattccacatgggGAAACATGAACCATGAACAacggtggaaagaaaaaaaaaccctttacaCAGGAAGAAACTTGCAGAATCAGACTCGGGAGGagtttttctgctgttccagttggaGTTtggggatagaaagagagaaaacgaTAAGACAGACAGATTGTGGTTCAGGTAGAAAGTTGGATTGCTTATTCATTTTATCAAAATTTACTGTGATGTGAGATATAAGAGTTTTTTAACACTGTTCAGCATTTTgggtttttaaaatgaaaaagtgttCTATAAATTGTTTGATATTTTGATGTGATTTGATGACCTTGTTCAGTTAATTATACTGTACTCCACTTGTAATGTCACAAAGCAAAAAATACAGTCTGTGTGGGCTTTTCCTTCACTAGTCTTTTTTTCACTGTCTTTAACTATTTTTCTAAATCAAATGTATGTCTTTGACTCTCAATGCTTCATCC encodes:
- the tma7 gene encoding translation machinery-associated protein 7, yielding MSGREGGKKKPLKAPKKQNKDLDDDEVAFKQKQKEEQKALDAMKARASGKGPLACNGIKKSGKK
- the dnase1l4.1 gene encoding deoxyribonuclease 1 like 4, tandem duplicate 1, whose translation is MKVASFNIQKFGRSKVSDPEVLKILIKIVSRYDIIVILEVVDASGESVKTFMEALNHANRRHHYTLKISTRLGRTRYKEQFMFLYRDDLVDLVGSYQFDDEKTGEGDVFARDPYILRFRCLNTVLKDLVLIPVHTKPEDSDKELDELYDLFQHVKRKWRTDNIMILGDFNADGSYVSKKDMKTIRIRSDHNFHWLIGDDVDTTASTGNNHSYDRIVIYGDDMLQAVVPQSAKPFNFQTAYRLSEEQALRVSDHYPVEVELKSLTEAPDDGDGPADWEPPRSQRLVVVGEDLLEMKKENLLLEREKLSLEIQILRLKMAKMKP